CAGCATGAAGCCGGTGGGCGCATCCAGCACCTCGATGAATCCCTCGGCATCCACCGACAGGCGGGTGTCGAATGCGTTGGCCGGAAAGCTGGCGTGCAGGGCCTCGAAATCCTCGCGCGTGGCGCCGGCCGGCAGCGGCTCGCGAAGCCCGCCCGCGGGCCAGCCATCGGTCTTGTGCGGGTAGATGCCCGCCACCACGTCGCGCCCCGCGCACAGCAGCCGCAGGGCGGCCTCGGGTTCGAAGCCGATGTCGGCATCGATCCAGAACAGGTGCGTCCAGCGGGTGTCGGCCATGAACTCCGCGACGAGGCGATTGCGTGCGCGCGTGATCAGGCTGTCGCCATCGAGAAAGCGTGTCTGCATCGGGAACCGGTGTTCCCACGCCAGGTTGACCAGGCCCAGAAGGCTGCGCACGTAGAGGCTGGTCATGGTGCCGCCGTAGCTCGGGGTCGCGACGAAAGGGCGGATGTCTTTCAGGGCAGAGAGGTCGGGCATGGCGGGATGTCCTCGGGGGCGTTCTGCACGGGCCGTGCGGGCGGCTGCGGGGGCCACCATAGCACCCGCGCCGCGTGCACGCTCTCCCGGATTGCCCTCGGCCCGCTGGCTTCAGACGCCGCGCGCGCGGCGGTTGGACATGACCACGTTGTCCTTCGCGATGGCCTGGCCTTCCTGCATCGCCGCGATCCACGCCGCGGTCGAAGTCACGGCCGCGAAGTTGCTGTGGAACACCACGCTGAAGACGCGGTGGATCTCTTCCGCCGTGACCTTGCCCGCGGCGTTTTCATACGGCAGCGCGCCGCTCGCATCCGACAGGAACTCCACGTTCAGCCCGCGGTGCATCGCCTCGAACACGGTCGATGCGTCGCAGTTCTGCGTCATGTAGCCGGCCACGCTCAGCGTGTCGATCTCGTGGCGGGCGAGCCAGTCGGCAAAGTCGGTGCCGGTGAACACACTCGGGAAGGTCTTGGTGATCAGGTGGTCGCGCGGGCGGTTCGCGACCTCGGGGTGCAACTGGCCGTTGTGCGTGTCGGCCTGGAACACCGGCGCGCCCTTGGGCGCATGGTGGCGGACCACGACGACCGGCGTGCCGGCGGCGCGTGCGGCATCCATGGCCTTGGTCACGTTGGGCAGCGTGTCCAGGATGGGTGGGTACTCGATCGGCAAGCCGCCGCCCTCGAAGTATTCGTTCTGCACGTCGATCACGACGAGGGCGCGGCGCGGGGTGGGGGTGTTGCTCATGGTCTGGCTCCTTCTCGGTTGGTATGGCTTGATTGTTCGCGCTTTGCCGGCTCGTCGAAAGTGGCCCGACAGCCATTCATCGATAAGATCGGGCCATGTCTCGCCCAGCCACCGAAACCATTGCCGTCATTGCCTTCGACGGCA
This region of Variovorax sp. RKNM96 genomic DNA includes:
- a CDS encoding cysteine hydrolase family protein: MSNTPTPRRALVVIDVQNEYFEGGGLPIEYPPILDTLPNVTKAMDAARAAGTPVVVVRHHAPKGAPVFQADTHNGQLHPEVANRPRDHLITKTFPSVFTGTDFADWLARHEIDTLSVAGYMTQNCDASTVFEAMHRGLNVEFLSDASGALPYENAAGKVTAEEIHRVFSVVFHSNFAAVTSTAAWIAAMQEGQAIAKDNVVMSNRRARGV